A window from Micromonospora profundi encodes these proteins:
- a CDS encoding SAM-dependent methyltransferase: protein MGEPAEPSTARMIDFWLGGEHHFPVDVAAAHAFEQAYGPCAPVFRELRAFLGRAVRAMSEQGVDGFLVFGAGVPTMGNVHEVATDATVLYTDVDPVTIRLGQSILADSDRAGYGRGDATDIGTIDPSQLHRFVPGWGRRPVGVVFLGLAAFLDDDTLTRTLDELYAAAAPGSLLAVDFDTEELAGYPQALAMMGPAFRMRPPAAFAPLLGRWRPTSDGIVPVNRWRPDGPPVEVPDAFHGVLATRDAD from the coding sequence ATGGGTGAACCGGCCGAGCCGAGCACCGCCCGCATGATCGACTTTTGGTTGGGCGGGGAGCATCATTTCCCGGTCGACGTGGCCGCCGCGCACGCCTTCGAGCAGGCGTACGGGCCGTGTGCGCCGGTCTTTCGCGAGCTGCGGGCCTTCCTGGGCCGGGCGGTGCGGGCGATGAGCGAGCAGGGCGTGGACGGTTTCCTGGTCTTCGGCGCGGGGGTGCCCACGATGGGCAACGTGCACGAGGTCGCCACCGACGCCACAGTGCTCTACACCGACGTGGATCCGGTCACCATCCGGTTGGGGCAGAGCATCCTCGCCGACAGCGACCGGGCCGGCTACGGCCGCGGTGACGCCACCGACATCGGCACCATCGATCCGTCGCAGCTGCACCGTTTCGTCCCGGGCTGGGGGCGGCGGCCGGTGGGGGTGGTGTTCCTCGGGCTCGCGGCGTTCCTCGACGACGACACGCTGACCCGGACGCTCGACGAGCTGTACGCGGCGGCCGCGCCGGGCAGCCTGCTGGCGGTGGATTTCGACACCGAGGAGTTGGCGGGCTATCCGCAGGCGCTGGCGATGATGGGGCCGGCGTTCCGGATGCGTCCTCCGGCGGCGTTCGCGCCGCTGCTGGGCCGGTGGCGGCCGACGTCCGACGGGATCGTTCCGGTCAACAGGTGGCGACCGGACGGCCCGCCGGTGGAGGTGCCGGACGCGTTCCACGGGGTGCTGGCCACGCGCGACGCCGACTGA
- a CDS encoding universal stress protein, whose translation MNSADSAAVVVGVDGSGQSLRAVRLAAAEAARRHRPLRVVHGFIWPLLHVPDSPAPDAPPGGGLRHQAEELVAAAVAEAEATVPGLSISGEIIDGEAAAVLIGESPSAALIVLGDRGMGGFTALIIGSVAVQVAAYADCPVLVTRGEQRPDEPVVVGMDGSAASRLAAEFAAETALTRDVPLHAVHAYRHPGSRGPGDMQPLVYDADGLRAEQEQVLAGWLAGLVESHPGLRLTGVATRGRARTVLTEASRSAQLVVVGGHGRGEVTGLLLGSVSQAVLHHAHCPVAIVRAPR comes from the coding sequence GTGAACTCGGCGGACAGCGCGGCGGTCGTGGTCGGCGTGGACGGCTCGGGGCAGTCCCTACGAGCGGTACGCCTGGCCGCCGCCGAGGCAGCCCGCCGGCACCGGCCGCTGCGGGTCGTCCACGGCTTCATCTGGCCGCTGCTGCACGTGCCGGACTCCCCCGCTCCGGACGCGCCGCCCGGCGGCGGTCTGCGCCACCAGGCAGAGGAACTTGTCGCCGCCGCTGTGGCCGAAGCCGAGGCCACCGTGCCCGGCCTGTCGATCTCCGGCGAGATCATCGACGGCGAGGCCGCAGCGGTGCTGATCGGCGAGTCCCCCAGCGCGGCGCTCATCGTGCTCGGCGACCGGGGAATGGGCGGCTTCACCGCGCTGATCATCGGCTCGGTGGCGGTGCAGGTCGCCGCGTACGCCGACTGCCCGGTCCTCGTGACCCGCGGCGAGCAACGCCCGGACGAGCCGGTGGTGGTGGGGATGGACGGCTCGGCGGCGTCCCGACTCGCCGCCGAATTCGCGGCCGAGACCGCCCTGACGCGCGACGTGCCGCTGCACGCCGTGCACGCCTACCGCCATCCGGGCAGCCGCGGCCCCGGCGACATGCAACCCCTGGTGTACGACGCCGACGGGCTGCGCGCCGAGCAGGAACAGGTGCTCGCCGGATGGCTGGCCGGGCTGGTCGAGAGCCACCCCGGGCTGCGACTGACCGGGGTGGCCACCCGCGGCCGGGCCCGCACCGTGCTCACCGAGGCGTCCCGTTCCGCCCAACTCGTCGTCGTCGGCGGCCACGGCAGAGGCGAGGTGACCGGGTTGCTGCTGGGGTCGGTGAGCCAGGCCGTGCTGCACCACGCCCACTGTCCCGTCGCCATCGTCCGCGCGCCCCGCTGA
- a CDS encoding MerR family transcriptional regulator: MHEPQDSDPGAQLSEPGVSATESDGSVGYRGVTACHAVGISYRQLDYWARTTLVVPSVRDASGSGTQRLYSFRDLVVLKVVKRLLDAGVSLQNIRKAIEALRSRGVEDLAGITLISDGTTVYECRSPEEVVDLLQGGQGVFGIAIGGAFKEIQGSLSHLPAEPASGPAEPAVASEVESVADELAARRARRRAG; encoded by the coding sequence ATGCACGAGCCGCAGGATTCCGATCCGGGTGCACAGTTGAGTGAGCCGGGTGTCTCGGCGACTGAGAGTGATGGCTCGGTGGGCTACCGAGGTGTGACGGCTTGTCACGCGGTGGGCATCAGTTATCGGCAGTTGGATTACTGGGCGCGGACGACGCTTGTGGTGCCGAGCGTGCGGGACGCCTCGGGTTCGGGGACGCAGCGGTTGTATTCGTTCCGGGACCTTGTGGTGTTGAAGGTCGTGAAGCGGTTGTTGGATGCGGGGGTGTCCCTGCAGAACATCCGTAAGGCGATCGAGGCGTTGCGGTCGCGTGGTGTGGAGGATCTGGCGGGGATCACGCTGATCTCTGATGGGACGACCGTGTACGAGTGCCGGTCTCCGGAAGAGGTGGTCGACCTGTTGCAGGGTGGCCAGGGTGTGTTCGGGATCGCGATCGGTGGGGCTTTCAAGGAGATCCAGGGGTCGTTGTCGCATCTGCCTGCGGAGCCGGCGAGTGGCCCTGCGGAGCCGGCGGTGGCGTCCGAGGTGGAGTCGGTGGCCGACGAGTTGGCGGCCCGGCGGGCGCGGCGGCGCGCGGGCTGA
- the odhI gene encoding oxoglutarate dehydrogenase inhibitor Odhl, whose protein sequence is MTRPDDEFPPLDVTSTLNLGSLDEVLEGPDTDVVPSRMSGSLPPGMALLVVRRGPNAGARFLLDHDVTTSGRHPDSDIFLDDVTVSRRHAEFHRDGGTFTVRDVGSLNGTYVNRERVEAATLSNGDEVQIGKFRVVFIAGPRPEEEAGRG, encoded by the coding sequence ATGACGCGGCCAGACGACGAGTTCCCCCCGCTCGACGTCACTTCGACGCTCAATCTCGGCTCGCTCGACGAAGTGCTGGAGGGCCCGGACACCGACGTGGTGCCGAGCCGGATGTCCGGTTCGTTGCCGCCCGGTATGGCGCTGCTGGTGGTTCGTCGGGGTCCGAATGCGGGTGCCCGGTTCTTGTTGGACCACGATGTGACGACCAGTGGCCGGCACCCGGACAGTGACATCTTCCTGGACGATGTGACGGTGTCGCGGCGGCATGCTGAGTTCCACCGGGACGGTGGCACCTTCACCGTGCGGGATGTGGGCAGCCTCAACGGCACGTATGTGAATCGTGAGCGGGTCGAGGCGGCCACGTTGAGCAATGGTGACGAGGTTCAGATCGGTAAGTTCCGGGTGGTGTTCATCGCCGGTCCGCGCCCGGAGGAGGAGGCCGGCCGGGGGTGA
- a CDS encoding PP2C family protein-serine/threonine phosphatase translates to MVDAPDVVSRALREAPPDQLAEAADRAIRSALGAVRTDVFVADYRISGLWPVLDPDLPAAGFLACHSVAQRCFSSQQPVRDGAEGGGCRLYLPLTVWGERLGVLLIELPSVPGPALTGRATDIAGDLAVALRAADRETDRYRRVRRRERLSMAAEMQWDLLPGRSVAHRAFDLAGQLEPAYTVGGDHFDWSLDGDRLTLTVLNGEGNGLAASLLTSVTVNAMRNARRSDGGLVEQAELASDTVFYQHRGHRHVATLLLELDIPTGLMRAVDAGSPHMLRMRGKTVEPISLEQQLPLGMFAETRYEVQEFQLTPGERVFVVSDGVWAAEPAGREPYGQRAMARSLRATRLQPAAEAVGTVMRELHAYHADSDLRDDAVVVCLDWHGPRERNGG, encoded by the coding sequence ATGGTGGACGCGCCGGACGTGGTGTCGCGCGCGCTGCGGGAGGCCCCACCGGACCAGTTGGCGGAAGCCGCGGACCGGGCGATCCGTTCGGCGCTGGGCGCGGTACGCACCGACGTGTTCGTCGCCGACTACCGGATCAGCGGGCTGTGGCCGGTGCTGGACCCGGATCTGCCGGCGGCAGGCTTCCTGGCCTGCCACAGCGTGGCACAGCGCTGTTTCAGCAGTCAGCAGCCGGTGCGCGACGGCGCCGAGGGCGGCGGGTGTCGGCTCTACCTGCCGCTGACGGTGTGGGGGGAGCGGCTCGGTGTGCTGCTCATCGAGTTGCCGTCGGTGCCCGGCCCGGCCCTCACGGGTCGCGCCACCGACATCGCCGGCGACCTGGCGGTGGCGTTGCGGGCCGCCGATCGCGAGACCGACCGTTACCGCCGGGTTCGTCGGCGTGAACGGCTGAGCATGGCCGCGGAGATGCAGTGGGACCTGCTGCCGGGTCGCAGCGTGGCGCACCGCGCGTTTGACCTGGCGGGTCAGCTGGAGCCGGCGTACACGGTCGGTGGTGACCACTTCGACTGGTCGTTGGACGGTGACCGGCTCACGCTGACGGTGCTCAACGGTGAGGGCAACGGTCTGGCGGCGTCGCTGCTGACCTCGGTGACAGTCAACGCGATGCGCAACGCGCGGCGTTCTGACGGTGGTCTCGTGGAGCAGGCGGAGCTGGCCTCGGACACGGTCTTCTACCAGCACCGGGGGCATCGGCACGTGGCGACGTTGCTGCTGGAGCTGGACATCCCGACGGGGCTGATGCGGGCGGTCGACGCCGGGTCGCCGCACATGTTGCGGATGCGCGGCAAGACGGTCGAGCCGATCAGCCTGGAGCAGCAGTTGCCGCTGGGAATGTTCGCCGAGACCCGTTACGAGGTGCAGGAGTTCCAGCTCACGCCGGGGGAGCGGGTCTTCGTGGTCAGTGACGGCGTGTGGGCCGCGGAGCCGGCCGGCCGGGAGCCGTACGGTCAGAGGGCGATGGCGCGTTCTCTGCGTGCCACGCGGTTGCAGCCAGCGGCCGAAGCGGTTGGTACGGTGATGCGCGAACTGCACGCCTATCACGCGGATTCCGACTTGCGCGACGACGCGGTCGTGGTCTGCCTGGATTGGCACGGTCCGCGCGAGCGGAACGGCGGATGA
- the ftsR gene encoding transcriptional regulator FtsR — MSIGEVLGQLRVDFPDTTISKLRFLEAEGLVEPQRTAAGYRKYSWDDVARLRFVLSAQRDRYLPLRVIREQLAEWDSSGEQPGRSRPSLVAVGPDGAVPGRESAEPAESSQVRLGRADLVARSGIDDSTLVELERLGVLVSDPPGWYDGDALIIASAVAGLAAYGLEPRHLRGYRSAADREVGLFAQLVAPLARQSDPAARARAAETARELVALSEQLHAALVRVGLRSTLGR; from the coding sequence ATGAGCATCGGTGAGGTGCTGGGGCAGTTGCGGGTGGATTTCCCGGACACCACGATTTCGAAGCTGCGGTTCCTCGAGGCCGAAGGCCTGGTTGAGCCGCAGCGGACGGCGGCTGGTTACCGGAAGTACAGCTGGGACGATGTGGCGCGGTTGCGGTTCGTGCTGTCCGCGCAGCGGGACCGGTATCTGCCGTTGCGGGTGATCCGTGAGCAGTTGGCGGAGTGGGATTCGTCCGGTGAGCAGCCGGGGCGGTCGCGGCCTTCGTTGGTGGCGGTGGGTCCTGATGGTGCGGTGCCGGGTCGGGAGTCGGCGGAGCCGGCCGAGTCGTCGCAGGTGCGGCTCGGCCGGGCTGATCTGGTGGCCCGTAGTGGGATCGACGACTCGACGTTGGTGGAGTTGGAGCGCCTCGGTGTGCTCGTGTCGGATCCGCCCGGCTGGTACGACGGGGATGCGTTGATCATCGCGTCGGCGGTGGCGGGGTTGGCGGCGTACGGGTTGGAGCCGCGGCATCTGCGGGGTTACCGGAGTGCTGCCGATCGTGAGGTCGGTTTGTTCGCTCAGTTGGTGGCGCCGTTGGCGCGGCAGAGTGATCCGGCGGCGCGGGCGCGGGCTGCGGAGACGGCGCGGGAGTTGGTGGCGTTGTCGGAGCAGTTGCATGCGGCGTTGGTGCGGGTGGGTCTGCGGTCGACGTTGGGTCGGTGA
- a CDS encoding DUF881 domain-containing protein codes for MSDEQTETGTGWPQPAGPARPGGPAGEPDPRPDAPDPDELSPLAPQGPVEAEPPAGEPGVAPVDDGATVDLSAVSRSEEPVERSDGLAEPAVQRSGEPVVAGRSRLSTAGVMIAALLALLGFTLVVQLKTTSTDPTLGATRQEDLVRILSDLDARENRLQQDIRALEDSQRQLASGEQGRQAALDEATRRADELGVLAGTLPAVGPGLTVQFISGAKPISATRVLDAVQELRGAGAEAMQISGGDRTAVRVIASTYFLDGENGSLVVEGRRLAPPFTITVIGDPATMRTALNIPGGVVASVRGDGGNVTFGEREVAEVSALHAPIRLEHARPVS; via the coding sequence ATGAGCGACGAGCAGACGGAGACGGGGACGGGTTGGCCGCAGCCGGCGGGTCCGGCGCGGCCGGGTGGCCCGGCGGGTGAGCCGGACCCTCGGCCGGATGCGCCGGATCCGGACGAGCTGAGTCCGTTGGCGCCGCAGGGCCCGGTGGAGGCGGAGCCTCCGGCCGGGGAGCCTGGTGTGGCGCCTGTCGATGACGGTGCGACGGTGGACCTGAGCGCGGTGTCGCGGTCGGAGGAGCCGGTCGAGCGGTCCGACGGGTTGGCGGAGCCGGCTGTGCAGCGGTCGGGGGAGCCGGTGGTTGCTGGCCGGTCGCGGTTGAGTACGGCAGGGGTGATGATCGCGGCGTTGTTGGCGTTGCTGGGTTTCACCCTCGTGGTGCAGTTGAAGACGACGTCGACGGATCCGACGTTGGGGGCGACGCGGCAGGAGGACCTGGTGCGGATCCTGTCGGATCTGGATGCGCGGGAGAACCGGCTTCAGCAGGACATCCGGGCGTTGGAGGACAGCCAGCGGCAGTTGGCCTCGGGTGAGCAGGGCCGCCAGGCGGCGTTGGACGAGGCGACACGTCGGGCGGACGAGCTTGGTGTTCTGGCGGGGACGTTGCCGGCGGTGGGGCCGGGTCTGACGGTGCAGTTCATCAGTGGGGCCAAGCCGATCTCGGCGACGCGGGTCTTGGACGCGGTGCAGGAGCTGCGGGGCGCTGGCGCGGAGGCGATGCAGATCTCCGGTGGTGACCGGACGGCGGTCCGGGTCATCGCGTCGACGTACTTCCTGGACGGGGAGAACGGGTCGTTGGTGGTGGAGGGGCGGCGGTTGGCGCCGCCGTTCACGATCACGGTGATCGGTGATCCGGCGACGATGCGTACGGCGTTGAACATTCCTGGCGGGGTGGTCGCGTCGGTCCGGGGTGACGGCGGTAACGTGACGTTTGGGGAGCGTGAGGTTGCCGAGGTTTCGGCGCTGCACGCGCCGATCAGGTTGGAACACGCCCGTCCGGTCTCCTGA
- a CDS encoding DUF881 domain-containing protein, translated as MSATPPQRPERPRQDRVYAPDFLTELFRNPLDPGYADAATARRRKGVPTPERGWRAWSGRSVSLAVVVVLGFLFAVAYRQTMADEPGRAQARSGLVAQIKDRESQTDRLSQRADQLREEVSRQRDAALSGSTAARLRDLEASTGLGRVRGDGVVVRLADAPGNADAVTGAGAGPPRVLYSDLQGVANALWSAGAEAIAINGQRLTSTSTIRSAGEAILVDFRPVTGPYEVSAIGPGSMRRQFEASRNAALMREVAQQTGLSFGVRGAEDLTLPAAPEPQLRYAKPSVSPSPSVSGGRSGSPGSSGPSATASPSGGGR; from the coding sequence GTGAGCGCGACCCCGCCTCAGCGGCCGGAGCGGCCGCGTCAGGATCGGGTGTACGCGCCGGACTTCCTCACCGAACTGTTCCGCAATCCGCTGGACCCGGGGTACGCCGACGCGGCGACGGCACGCCGGCGCAAGGGTGTGCCGACGCCGGAGCGGGGTTGGCGGGCCTGGTCCGGGCGCTCGGTGAGCCTGGCCGTGGTGGTGGTGCTGGGCTTCCTGTTCGCGGTCGCCTACCGGCAGACGATGGCCGACGAGCCGGGGCGCGCGCAGGCCCGTTCCGGGCTGGTGGCGCAGATCAAGGACCGGGAGAGTCAGACCGACAGGTTGTCGCAGCGTGCGGACCAGCTGCGCGAGGAGGTCAGCCGGCAGCGGGACGCGGCGTTGAGCGGGTCGACGGCGGCGCGACTGCGGGACCTGGAGGCGAGCACCGGGCTGGGCCGGGTGCGCGGCGACGGCGTGGTGGTGCGGTTGGCGGACGCGCCAGGCAACGCGGACGCGGTGACCGGTGCGGGGGCGGGGCCGCCGCGGGTGCTCTACAGCGATCTTCAAGGTGTGGCGAACGCGTTGTGGAGTGCCGGTGCGGAGGCGATCGCCATCAACGGACAGCGGCTGACCTCGACGTCGACGATCCGTTCGGCGGGTGAGGCGATCCTTGTGGATTTCCGGCCGGTGACTGGACCGTACGAGGTGTCGGCGATCGGACCGGGGTCGATGCGTCGCCAGTTCGAGGCGAGCCGTAATGCGGCGTTGATGCGGGAGGTCGCGCAGCAGACGGGCCTGTCGTTCGGTGTGCGGGGCGCTGAGGACCTCACCCTGCCGGCGGCGCCGGAGCCGCAGCTACGCTACGCCAAGCCGTCGGTCAGTCCGAGCCCTTCTGTGTCGGGTGGCCGGTCCGGCAGTCCCGGGTCGTCGGGTCCCTCGGCGACCGCTAGCCCTTCCGGAGGTGGCCGATGA
- the gcvH gene encoding glycine cleavage system protein GcvH produces MIPEDLRYTAEHEWVAGEGTGSARVGITHFAQDALGDIVYVQLPEVGAVVAAGDSLGEIESTKSVSEIYAPVAGTVAARNEALGDTPELINSDPYGAGWLVEITPNDPTALDGLLTAGAYQKITEG; encoded by the coding sequence GTGATTCCCGAGGATCTGCGATACACCGCCGAGCATGAGTGGGTGGCGGGTGAGGGCACGGGTTCGGCCCGGGTCGGCATCACGCACTTCGCGCAGGACGCGCTTGGCGACATCGTGTACGTGCAGTTGCCTGAGGTCGGTGCGGTGGTCGCGGCCGGTGATTCGTTGGGTGAGATCGAGTCGACGAAGAGTGTGTCGGAGATCTACGCGCCGGTGGCGGGTACGGTGGCGGCGCGCAACGAGGCGCTTGGCGACACGCCCGAGTTGATCAACTCGGATCCGTATGGTGCGGGTTGGTTGGTGGAGATCACGCCGAATGACCCGACGGCGTTGGACGGGTTGCTGACTGCGGGCGCGTACCAGAAGATCACCGAAGGCTGA
- a CDS encoding group I truncated hemoglobin: MTVTQETAPSSHYDRIGGANAVKAAVELFYDKVLADPELATYFTSVDMAGQRRHLALMLAVVLGGPDEYAGRGLAEAHQPLGITAEQYAKVGGHLSAALTELGVPEDILTDVQAVLAQVQDQVVAAGTRPGA, encoded by the coding sequence GTGACGGTTACGCAAGAAACCGCTCCCTCCTCGCACTACGACCGCATTGGCGGTGCGAACGCTGTGAAGGCGGCCGTCGAGCTGTTCTACGACAAGGTGCTCGCCGACCCTGAGCTGGCGACCTACTTCACCTCTGTGGACATGGCGGGTCAGCGGCGGCATCTCGCGCTGATGCTGGCGGTGGTGCTGGGTGGCCCGGACGAGTACGCGGGCCGTGGGTTGGCCGAGGCGCACCAGCCCTTGGGTATCACTGCGGAGCAGTACGCCAAGGTCGGTGGGCACCTGAGCGCGGCGTTGACCGAGCTGGGGGTTCCGGAGGACATCCTGACCGACGTGCAGGCTGTGCTGGCGCAGGTTCAGGACCAGGTGGTGGCCGCCGGGACGCGTCCGGGCGCCTGA
- a CDS encoding bifunctional nuclease family protein, producing MRELSVVGVRVELPSNQPIVLLREVEGDRYLPIWIGAVEATAIAYEQQGVKPARPLTHDLLRDVLAALQAPLQAVEITELKENVFYADLLIGDGVRVSARPSDSIALALRVGAPIRCAEQVLSEAGIVIPDEQEDEVEKFREFLEQVRPEDFAG from the coding sequence GTGCGCGAGCTGAGCGTGGTCGGAGTTCGGGTGGAGCTGCCCAGCAACCAGCCGATCGTCCTGCTCAGGGAGGTCGAGGGCGACCGCTATCTGCCGATCTGGATCGGCGCGGTCGAGGCCACGGCCATCGCTTATGAGCAGCAGGGTGTGAAGCCTGCCCGCCCGTTGACGCATGATCTTCTGCGGGACGTGTTGGCGGCGTTGCAGGCGCCGTTGCAGGCGGTGGAGATCACTGAGCTCAAGGAGAACGTGTTCTACGCGGATCTGTTGATCGGCGATGGGGTGCGGGTGTCGGCGCGGCCGAGCGATTCGATCGCGTTGGCGTTGCGGGTTGGTGCGCCGATTCGTTGTGCTGAGCAGGTCCTCAGCGAGGCGGGGATCGTTATCCCTGACGAGCAGGAGGACGAGGTGGAGAAGTTCCGCGAGTTCCTGGAGCAGGTGCGTCCGGAGGATTTCGCGGGCTGA
- a CDS encoding CDP-alcohol phosphatidyltransferase family protein → MSSRPARAEHPRDIDDQAPSNQVLTLPNLISFGRLLGVPIFLYLFLVERADVAAVIVLAIGGTTDWVDGWIARRMRQVSRLGELLDPLADRLYILATLVAFTVREVVPWQFTAALLARELLLLGSLAVLRRYGYGPPPVHYVGKTATFLLLAAFPVLLLATAASGVATAAAAIGWGLAWWGLVLYWVAGAMYVVQAARLVRAARGPGAAA, encoded by the coding sequence GTGTCGAGTCGGCCGGCTCGGGCAGAGCATCCGCGGGACATCGACGACCAGGCCCCGAGCAACCAGGTGCTCACCCTGCCCAACCTGATCAGCTTCGGGCGGCTGCTGGGCGTACCGATCTTCCTGTACCTGTTCCTTGTGGAGCGCGCGGACGTGGCGGCCGTGATCGTGCTGGCCATCGGCGGCACGACCGACTGGGTGGACGGCTGGATCGCCCGCCGGATGCGCCAGGTGAGCCGACTGGGGGAGTTGCTCGACCCGCTGGCAGACCGGCTCTACATCCTCGCCACCCTTGTCGCCTTCACCGTGCGGGAGGTGGTGCCGTGGCAGTTCACCGCGGCGCTGCTGGCGCGGGAGTTGCTGCTGCTCGGCTCGCTGGCGGTGCTGCGCCGCTACGGGTACGGCCCGCCCCCGGTGCACTACGTCGGTAAGACCGCCACGTTCCTGTTGCTGGCGGCGTTCCCGGTGCTGTTGTTGGCGACCGCGGCGAGCGGGGTGGCCACGGCTGCCGCCGCCATCGGCTGGGGCCTGGCCTGGTGGGGTCTGGTGCTCTACTGGGTGGCCGGCGCGATGTACGTGGTGCAGGCGGCACGGCTGGTGCGCGCGGCACGCGGGCCGGGAGCGGCGGCGTGA
- a CDS encoding small basic family protein has translation MIAVLALLAGVVLGVWLDPTVPAALQPYLPIAVVAALDAVFGGVRAKLDRIFDDKQFVVSFISNVLVAGLIVYLGDQLGVGGQLSTGVVVVLGVRIFGNVAAIRRHLFRA, from the coding sequence ATGATCGCGGTGCTGGCGTTGCTCGCCGGTGTGGTGCTCGGGGTGTGGCTTGATCCCACGGTGCCGGCGGCGTTGCAGCCGTACCTGCCGATCGCGGTGGTTGCCGCGTTGGATGCGGTGTTCGGTGGGGTGCGGGCGAAGTTGGACCGCATCTTCGACGACAAGCAGTTCGTGGTGTCGTTCATCTCGAATGTGCTGGTGGCGGGCCTGATCGTGTACCTGGGTGACCAGTTGGGGGTGGGCGGGCAGTTGTCCACCGGTGTGGTCGTCGTGCTGGGTGTGCGGATCTTCGGGAATGTGGCGGCGATCCGCCGGCACCTGTTCCGGGCGTAG
- a CDS encoding MarR family winged helix-turn-helix transcriptional regulator: protein MDRPVDLASAIDAAAETLIAVLESASLRHPVPPTQLRVLALISSRPETNVNGLAELLDVVPSSASRLCDRLEATGLLRRVADPRDRREVRLVPTAAAQTLLSELAQRRQHAVQVVLDRMPPRMQQDLLQALHAFARAASQTVPEQQPDAAAVQTA from the coding sequence GTGGATCGACCTGTGGATCTCGCCTCGGCGATCGACGCGGCCGCCGAGACGCTGATCGCCGTACTTGAGTCGGCGTCGTTGCGGCATCCCGTGCCGCCGACCCAGCTGCGGGTGCTGGCGCTGATCAGCAGCCGGCCGGAGACCAACGTCAACGGGTTGGCCGAGTTGTTGGACGTGGTGCCGTCGTCGGCCAGCCGGCTCTGTGACCGGTTGGAGGCGACGGGTCTGCTGCGCCGGGTGGCCGACCCGCGGGATCGGCGGGAGGTGCGGCTGGTGCCGACGGCGGCGGCGCAGACCCTGCTGTCTGAGCTGGCGCAGCGGCGCCAGCACGCGGTGCAGGTGGTGTTGGATCGGATGCCGCCCCGGATGCAGCAGGACCTGTTGCAGGCGTTGCATGCCTTCGCCCGGGCGGCCAGCCAGACGGTGCCGGAGCAGCAGCCCGATGCGGCGGCCGTGCAGACGGCCTGA